The following are from one region of the Hymenobacter radiodurans genome:
- a CDS encoding FtsX-like permease family protein: protein MNVSLLIARRYFSSKKKRNIISIISNISMIGVAVGTMSLIIVLSVFNGLEDLVRTLYGKSDPDLLITAVEGKSFEVNNTLLNRLRTAPGVSLVTEVIEDNALLQYHDRQMVVKMKGVTGNYFAQTNIDSSIVEGDHRLRRGGEAYALIGAGVQHELSIALDNRFSPLRLLYPRNTGKRTLSMNPENAFSEQSILAGGVFLIEQQIDNSYVFVPLDFAEELLQYGNRRTALEVRVAEDYPVEETQADIQRLIGPKFKVLNSDEQHVSLLKAIKVEKMFVFITFAFILLIASLNIFFSLSMLVIDKRKDIAILMAMGATNRTVRNVFLLEGAIVALVGAVVGLVLGMTICWLQQTFGLVSMGMATSVVDSYPVKMQSSDIVLTSIAIIIITISVSIRPALNASRLDVRENL from the coding sequence ATGAACGTTTCGTTGCTCATAGCCCGGCGTTACTTTTCGTCTAAGAAAAAGCGCAACATCATCAGCATCATCTCCAACATCTCCATGATTGGGGTGGCGGTGGGTACCATGTCGTTGATTATTGTGCTATCTGTGTTTAATGGGCTCGAAGACCTGGTGCGCACGCTCTACGGCAAATCTGACCCCGATCTGCTCATTACGGCGGTGGAAGGAAAGTCATTTGAGGTAAACAATACGCTGCTTAACCGCCTGCGCACCGCCCCCGGTGTCAGCTTGGTGACCGAAGTAATTGAGGACAATGCCCTGCTTCAGTACCACGACCGGCAGATGGTGGTGAAGATGAAAGGGGTAACCGGTAATTATTTCGCTCAAACTAATATCGACTCATCCATTGTGGAGGGCGACCATCGCCTGCGCCGCGGCGGCGAGGCTTATGCCCTCATCGGGGCCGGCGTGCAGCACGAGCTGAGCATTGCCCTCGACAACCGCTTTTCGCCCCTGCGTCTGCTGTATCCGCGTAATACCGGCAAGCGTACGCTGTCCATGAACCCTGAAAATGCCTTTTCCGAGCAGTCTATTCTGGCGGGGGGCGTTTTTCTGATTGAGCAGCAGATTGACAATAGCTACGTGTTCGTCCCGCTCGATTTTGCCGAGGAACTGCTGCAGTACGGCAACCGGCGCACGGCGCTAGAAGTACGCGTGGCCGAGGATTACCCAGTAGAAGAAACTCAGGCCGATATTCAGCGCCTTATTGGTCCCAAATTCAAGGTGCTGAACTCCGATGAGCAGCACGTAAGCTTGCTGAAGGCCATCAAAGTAGAGAAGATGTTCGTGTTTATCACCTTCGCCTTCATTCTGCTTATTGCCTCGCTCAATATCTTCTTCTCGCTGTCCATGCTAGTCATCGATAAGCGTAAAGACATTGCAATTCTGATGGCCATGGGAGCCACCAACCGCACCGTGCGCAATGTATTTCTGCTGGAAGGAGCCATTGTGGCCTTGGTGGGCGCCGTAGTTGGACTTGTGCTAGGCATGACAATTTGCTGGCTCCAGCAAACCTTCGGATTGGTATCCATGGGTATGGCCACCAGCGTCGTTGATTCTTACCCGGTGAAAATGCAATCCTCGGACATTGTACTGACGAGTATCGCCATTATTATAATCACCATCTCGGTTTCCATCCGACCTGCGCTGAATGCCTCGCGCCTCGATGTGCGCGAAAATCTGTAA
- a CDS encoding class I SAM-dependent methyltransferase: protein MYYDPIKKSLGEVFNRTPWLRRLFYYLLDLLLLRTWHVHRELRQWSKGRTDEALNILDAGSGYGQYTYWLSGLSKKWQILAVDVKDEQIADSNRFFRQIGRRNVQFAVQDLVLYQEPNTFDLALSVDVMEHILEDVEVFTNIHASLKDGGMLLISTPSDQGGSDVHGDDETSFIEEHVRDGYNIHEIQQKLRTAGFDRIEAQYSYGEPGQISWRLSMKYPILMLGASKWFFVLLPFYYLITFPFCLLLNWIDANSKHDSGTGLIVKAWK from the coding sequence TTGTATTACGACCCGATTAAAAAGTCGCTGGGAGAGGTGTTTAACCGCACGCCCTGGCTACGCCGCCTCTTCTATTATCTGCTCGATTTGCTGTTGCTGCGCACCTGGCACGTGCACCGCGAGCTGCGCCAGTGGTCCAAAGGCCGCACCGATGAAGCCCTAAATATTCTCGATGCGGGCTCCGGCTATGGTCAGTACACCTACTGGCTTTCCGGGCTGAGCAAAAAATGGCAGATTCTGGCCGTCGATGTGAAAGACGAGCAGATTGCCGATTCTAACCGCTTTTTTCGCCAAATCGGGCGCCGGAACGTGCAGTTTGCCGTGCAAGATTTGGTGCTGTATCAAGAGCCGAATACGTTCGACTTAGCGTTATCGGTGGATGTGATGGAACATATTCTGGAAGACGTGGAGGTGTTCACGAACATTCATGCCTCGCTCAAAGACGGTGGTATGTTGCTGATTTCCACGCCCTCCGATCAAGGCGGCTCCGACGTGCACGGCGATGACGAAACCAGCTTTATTGAGGAGCACGTACGCGACGGCTACAACATCCACGAGATTCAGCAGAAGCTGCGCACCGCCGGCTTCGACCGCATTGAGGCCCAGTACAGCTACGGTGAGCCCGGCCAGATTTCGTGGCGCCTCAGCATGAAGTACCCAATTCTGATGTTGGGCGCTTCCAAGTGGTTCTTTGTGCTGCTGCCATTCTATTATCTAATCACGTTTCCGTTCTGCTTGCTTCTAAACTGGATCGACGCTAACTCCAAGCACGATTCTGGGACAGGTCTTATCGTAAAAGCCTGGAAATAG
- a CDS encoding ribosome-binding factor A has protein sequence MRVSPDLGVARVYLSLLLVKDTEAVLRDIRDNGKAIRQALAKRIRKQVRVIPELNFFLDDSASYAARMDEVINTLHIPPAPAPDDETDTPTEGKRPKLFADEDE, from the coding sequence GTGCGCGTATCTCCCGATTTGGGCGTAGCCCGCGTATACTTGAGCCTGTTGTTGGTTAAAGACACTGAGGCCGTGCTACGCGACATCCGCGACAATGGCAAAGCCATTCGCCAGGCCTTAGCCAAGCGAATCCGCAAGCAGGTGCGTGTTATACCAGAGTTGAATTTCTTTCTTGATGACAGCGCATCGTATGCTGCCCGGATGGACGAGGTAATCAACACCCTGCACATTCCGCCCGCGCCGGCGCCCGACGACGAAACAGATACGCCTACCGAGGGCAAGCGCCCCAAGCTATTTGCCGACGAAGACGAGTAA